In the Salvia miltiorrhiza cultivar Shanhuang (shh) chromosome 8, IMPLAD_Smil_shh, whole genome shotgun sequence genome, CGCAAAAGAgagaatatttaattatattcaaCTAACATGACTACTAAAATGAAGACTAATATTGTGAACAGAAATCTCAGATTATTGTTTATCACCATAACCATAATTTTGATATTTCTGCACCAGGTAACATCGGTGAACACAAAATAGCCATGGAAGAAAGAGACCAAATTCAGTAACATTCCAGATTATGAACAGAGAATCTACAGATATGATAAATCAAATGCTCTAGAGTTGAGGTTGAATCATTGTGATCTGCATCAGCTATAGAAGATTCAACGCAGTCGACACTCCTCTTCCATAGCCTGTGAATCTTCCAAACTTCGAATTTTCAACCTCCATCAAAACAGCTATCCTGTTCATACGAACCCCCACTTAATGTTTCCGCGACGCCTTAAGATTGTATTCATGTTTGATGAGGTTTGCTCTCAAAAGCAGTGCTCTGAGTTCGCGATCAACTTCGGTGCCAGTCACCAGGACGCGCTGGAACGTGCCATTCCTCTGATCAGCGTGCCGAGCATAAAGAACCTTGTTATGGGAGTCAATTCGAGCCTGCAGGATCATGCCCGTAGATATCATGCATAAGAAACATGTTACCAAGAGTGCCAAAACAGAAGCTATGTATTTTACCTGTATTTGGTCATTAGTGATCAGGGCTTCAAGTTCTTTCTCCAGGCCTGTAACACTTGTATTGAAGGCATTTGCCATCGAATTAAGGTCTACAGAGACGAACGGAAGTGTGTACTGGATCAGAGCTTTGCTACGTATTTGCTCGTATAGAGTCTCCACATGATCATGTAAATGGATATCAAGCAACAAGTTTGTCTTGAGATTTCCTAGATATTCCAGACAGGAAGCATAATGGCTGCATAATAAAACATACTATCTCAAGTCAAACAAGGAACTAGAGCTAggggattttaaaaaaaaaatgatttctaGTAGATAATTCAATGTCACTATGTAAGATAATCTAGTTTATATTTCTCATAGCGTGCACAACAAAAATTCAGTTACCTGGTATGGAAGTCATTAATGAGTTCCCTTATCTCAGGTACCAATTCCAAGAAATTCCGGAAATTGGTGTTATCAATGACTTTGCTCTGGCAAAAAGAAACAATTCAAGCAGTAAGAATTTACACATCACAAGATCCCCTGAATCATAGAAAATGACCAATTAAGAACAATATAAGAAATGTAACAATTTGCCTTCAGTTCTGAGCGGTCAAAACTTGCAAGAGCACAGAGACTGCCGTATGTTGCAACATCTTGCGATGCAATTACTTCAGTGTAGTTGTTCCCAAGTTCTGGGCCAACTTCCAGGAACTGCAAATATCAATAGAAAAGTCAAGGAAAAATATATGCAGCAACAAAAAAATGATACTCTCAAATCTCAAGCACCATAGAGGGTGTATATTTCAATGAACTACAAGACTTCAAATCTTCAGTATTAAGATATGAACTTCAACCATGTATGATATCTCTCTATCACATTTCGACCATCCATGATATTTCTCTATAAAGCATCTTCTACCTATAAAAAAGTTCGTATAAACCAGTCAAAAGCATCCAAACTATACGAACAGTCCTATAAATGTTTTAAAAAGTTCAGCAGCCAACACCAATTTTCTGCTCTTTCCACATTGCATGCTTAACCAAAAAATGTTTTCACTGGCATTGGATTAGTGCAAAAGGCAACAAAATGCTTCTTGAAACATAATGGTTCTTTATGAAGAGAGGATTTTCTAGACAAACCTTACGAGCAGCAAGCTTATATTTTTTCCCTTCAAGGTGAGCCAATCCAGCAGCACAACGTAGTTTTGCAATTGTAACAGGATCCAAGGCATCTTGGCTTTGCTCAGCTTTACTAACATAACTTGTAACGTGTGTGAATTGACCCATCTCAATGCTAACCAGAATTGCATTTAGACACATATGAATTATATGTTTCGAGGTTGTGCAGTAGTCGCGTGTGCGGACATAATTTTTAAATGCTTCACCAAGTTGACCGTGTGCATAGTAGAAATCCCCGAAATCATTGTACCCCATCCGAATGCTCTCCTTGATCAAATTTGtctgcaaaaaaataaaactggGGTAAGGGTGCTAAGCAGAACACGAAAAGGACAGCTAAAGACTAAGCTGCTAGAAATGTCATGTTTACTATCAATAGTTTCAGAAAGTTGAATGTTCGAGTATTTGATAACCAACAGCAACCAAATAAATCTTTATCATTATTTCACACTAGGTGGAATATCCAATGCCTGAGCAATCAAGGAATCAGAAACATTCAGCAATAACAAGACTTAGGAGCAGTTTCTGCAGGTCTAACACAAATCTCTCAATTGCTCAATTGCTTGCAAAATAAACTAGTGAAGATTTCAAAAGAATGGATCAACTTAATAGAGAAGCCACTTAACAAATCCAATCAAAGTATGAGACAACACAATACTGTCAAAGATGTAAAGTATCTTTCCAGAGCTGGCGAAATGTCAATTAACTACAAATATACGAG is a window encoding:
- the LOC130999166 gene encoding COP9 signalosome complex subunit 1 isoform X2, whose protein sequence is MEAEDDAAGAVIGDEEIYANGRDEGDSQRHRPIISGEQLDIEAYAALYTGRTKITRLLFIADKCDVPSMELEALRMAYDEIKKGENTQLFREVVGKINGRLGPNYGMDNAWADAVDRRAETRKEKLENELNAYRTNLIKESIRMGYNDFGDFYYAHGQLGEAFKNYVRTRDYCTTSKHIIHMCLNAILVSIEMGQFTHVTSYVSKAEQSQDALDPVTIAKLRCAAGLAHLEGKKYKLAARKFLEVGPELGNNYTEVIASQDVATYGSLCALASFDRSELKSKVIDNTNFRNFLELVPEIRELINDFHTSHYASCLEYLGNLKTNLLLDIHLHDHVETLYEQIRSKALIQYTLPFVSVDLNSMANAFNTSVTGLEKELEALITNDQIQARIDSHNKVLYARHADQRNGTFQRVLVTGTEVDRELRALLLRANLIKHEYNLKASRKH
- the LOC130999166 gene encoding COP9 signalosome complex subunit 1 isoform X1 is translated as MEAEDDAAGAVIGDEEIYANGRDEGDSQRHRPIISGEQLDIEAYAALYTGRTKITRLLFIADKCDVPSMELEALRMAYDEIKKGENTQLFREVVGKINGRLGPNYGMDNAWADAVDRRAETRKEKLENELNAYRTNLIKESIRMGYNDFGDFYYAHGQLGEAFKNYVRTRDYCTTSKHIIHMCLNAILVSIEMGQFTHVTSYVSKAEQSQDALDPVTIAKLRCAAGLAHLEGKKYKLAARKFLEVGPELGNNYTEVIASQDVATYGSLCALASFDRSELKSKVIDNTNFRNFLELVPEIRELINDFHTSHYASCLEYLGNLKTNLLLDIHLHDHVETLYEQIRSKALIQYTLPFVSVDLNSMANAFNTSVTGLEKELEALITNDQIQVKYIASVLALLVTCFLCMISTGMILQARIDSHNKVLYARHADQRNGTFQRVLVTGTEVDRELRALLLRANLIKHEYNLKASRKH